The window GGTTCGCTGCATGCGCAGCTCCAGCCGGACCAATGGTCCGCCCTGCGAAGACAAACACCCCTCCGACGAGCAGGGTTATAAAAGGTTATAGCCCGAGCACGAAAAATTTCAGCAAGGCATTACCACAAAAAGACTTACGTCGAATTCAAAACACAATAACCTGTTATATATAACCCCAACCCCTGGCCGACATTTTGGCCGGCGGGGAATTATTTTGGCCGATCCGTGACGGCAGGGGGATATTTCGATCTAGCGAGGATACGGGACTGCGAATTCAAATAGAGTTTGCGGCCCGGAGACTTTCATCCGCCGACGGCTTGACCCGGTCGGTACAATCCTCACGCTCTTGTGCCGCCATGCAGGACAAATCGCTGATGTCGCCCCCCACGCTAGCAGGATCTGCCTCTTGGAATTCGGAGACGAATTCCGAGCCCGCCAATCCGCGGCTGAATGCCCTGCTGCACAATGCCCGCCAGGGAGATCGGCAGAGCATCGGTGAGCTGCTGTCGCAGTACCGTGCGTATCTGACGATGCTCGGGGCCGCTCAGTTCCAACAAAGATTGCGGCCGCGCGTCAGCCCATCGGACATCGTCCAAGATGTGATGCTGCGGGCCCATCGCCACTTCGGCCAGTTTCGCGGCGAGACCGAGCGCGAGCTTCTCGGCTGGCTCCGCGAAATCCTTATTAACAGCCTCGCCCGGTTCGTCGAACAACATGTGCGCGCCGCGAAGCGTGACATTCGGCGCGAAGTTTCGCTTGATAACTTTACAGCCGCTGCCGGACCACTGCCGGAAGCGTCGCCCGGCAAAGCCGAGGCCCCCAGTGCTGCCATTCGCCTGGGCGAGCAATCGCTGCTGCTGACCGAATTGCTGAACCAATTGCCCGAACATTATCGCGAAGTACTTGTCCTGAGAAATATTCAGGGGCTGGCTTTTGAAGAGGTAGCTGCCCGGCTCGACCGGTCGCCCGGGGCCACACGCATGTTGTGGTTGCGAGCGATCGAAAAACTGCGAGCCGTCTACCGGAAGGCTGATCGAACAGATGATTCCTGATATGAAAACCAGAGCTGCGAACGGAAGCGCCGCCAGTGACTCTCACGCCAGCGAAATCGACGCTGGTGAACGAGAGCGGCTGGCCAAAATCCTGGACGAATATCTCGTCGGCCTCGAACGGGGCGAAGCCATCGAGCCCGCCGAGCTGCTCGCTCGCCATCCCGATATGGCCGATCGGCTGCGTGGTTATTTGAGCGGCCTGGCCCTCTTTCAACGCGAGCTCGATCCGCCGGCTTCACCACTGCCGGTTCTCGGCGGTGCTGCCAATGGCACGATCCTCGGCGACTTCCGCCTACTCCGCGAGATCGGTCGCGGCGGCATGGGAATCGTCTACGAAGCAGTGCAAATGTCGCTCGGTCGGCGCGTCGCGGTCAAGCTGTTGCCGCTGTCGGCATCGGTCAACGAAAAGCAGATTGCCCGCTTCAAGCACGAAGCCCAAGCGGCTGCTCAGATCGATCACCCGCACATCGTGCCGGTGTTTGCGATCGGACAAGAACACATCACGCACTACTTCGCCATGCAGCTGATCACCGGTCAGTCGCTGGCCGAAATGGTGGCCGAGCTGCGCGATGAAGCAGCCGTGACCAACGCCGCTGAAACGCTCGATCACGTCGCCGCCGTCGCCCGCATGGGCGTGCAAGCCGCCGAAGCACTCGACGCGGCTCACGAAATCGGCGTGGTCCATCGCGACATCAAACCGTCGAACCTGCTGCTCGATGAAAAGGGCAAAGTCTGGGTTACCGACTTCGGTGTGGCCCGCTGCAAATCGAGCGACGCGCTGACCGAAACCGGCTACGTCGTCGGCAGCATGCCTTACATGAGTCCCGAACAGGCCCTCGGCCAATCGGCGCTCGTGGATCATCGCACCGACATCTATTCGCTGGGTATCACGCTTTACGAACTTGCCACGTTACGTCATCCCTGCGAAGGTGCCGCTCACGCCGAGACTGCCATCGAGCACACACGCGCTCAGTGGCAACGGCCGCGCGCTTGGAACAGCGCAATCCCGACCGATTTCGAAGTCATCATTCTCAAAGCGATGAGCGAGGATCGCGACGAGCGCTACGCCACCGCTCGCGAACTAGCCGATGATCTAAAGCTCTTCCTCGAAGGCAAACCGATCCTGGCTCGGCCGCTGCCGCTCAGCGCTCGCATCGAAAAATGGGCCCGCCGTCACCGCAAAACGGTGGTGGCATCGCTCATTTCTCTGTCGCTCGCGCTCGTCGGCGTGGTCTTCAGCCTAGTGATGATCGCCGGCGAACGGGCCGAAAAGGGCGCCGCCCTGCAAGCCGCCCGGCAGAGCAATCAAGAGTCGGAAAAGAACTTCCGCCGCGCCGAAGCCAATTTCCGGCAGACCCGCGAAATGCTCGATACCTTCGGCGCGCAGGTCAACGAGATGCTGGCCAACGACGTGCCGGGCTCGGAAGGAATCCGCCGCAAGCTGCTCGCCAAGATGCTTCCTTATTATCGCGACTTCGCCCGCGAAGCCGCGAACGATCCTTCGCTGCAGGCCGATCTCGCGCTCACCTACAGCAAGATCGGCAACCTGTCGGAGCAAATCGGTTCTCTGGAAGAAGCCGAGCAAGCCTATCGCGATGCTCAGAGCATTTATGAGCGACTGGTCAAATCACGGCCGCGCGATCTGCAACATCTGCGCAGCTTGGCGCTCTGCGATAACAACCTGGGCGAAGTCCTGCAGAAGCGTGGCGATTTATACTCCGCCGAAAAACAACTGCAACGGGCCGCCGCCGCGCAAACCAAGCTGGTGACCAATGCGACTCTCGCTGGCGAGGTTCGTCCGGAACTGGCAACGGCGCAAGTCAACTTGGGGCTGCTCTTCAGCCAGAAGAACGACAAAGTCCGCGCGGTCGAACATTATCAGGTCGCGATTCAGATTCAGGAATCGATTCGCAAAGTCGATCCCGACAACGAAGCCAATCTGAATAGCCTGGCCGGCACTTACAACAACTTGAGCTCGCTCTACTTGCCCGCTCAGCCCGCTGTGGCCAAGGAGTGGGTCGAACGCGCGATCGGCCTGCAAGTGGCCCTGATCAAGGCTCAGCCCGGCCGACGGAACTATCAAAGCGAACTAGCCGTCAGCTTCAATAACCTGGGCGCGATTCACGGCCGCATGTCGAACTGGCGTGATGCTGAGACGTGCTTCCGCGATGCGATCACGATTCAAGAACGGCTCACAACCATCTCGCCGCTGAACAACAATTATCAGCGTGATCTGGCGGCCTCGTTCAATAACCTGGGCATGACGCAAGCGAGCGCGAAGTCATTTGTTGCGGCCGAAAAGTCTTACCAAGCCGCTCTCGAGATTCAGCTGGAACTCTTGACGGCCCTTCCTGGCGATCCAAATATCTGCAGCAGCCTCGGCGGTATCTACAACAACCTGGGGATCATTCAGCTGCAGAACGAGCAGTGGGAACCAGCCGAAAAGTCGTTTGCCGCCGCAATCGCGCAGCAAAAGATCGCCTTCGCGCGAGCCCCCGCCGTGTCTCGATATCGTGAGTCGCTCAGCAAGCATTACTACAACCAGGCCACGGTGCTGCGACACCTCGATCGCCCCGCCGAAGCGGCCGCTGTGACCATCGCTCGCCGCGAACTGTGGCCACGCGACCAGGCAAGGCTGCAACGGCTCGCCGAAGATCTCGCGGCCATTTGCAACGAGTTGCCAGCCGGTGAAGTGCGGCAGCGGTATCAAACCGAAGTCGCTCAAACCCGAGCCCGGGCCTCGAAGAGCAAACGAGATGCGAGCCCTGCCGGCGGACCGCGGCAGTACAGCGTTTCGAGCGAGTGCGACGAGCAAAGCATCGACTTGGAGATTAAGTGATGCTGAAATTCATTCAACAACTGCTGCCAGCACGGAAGCGCCGCATGAAGTCATCGCGCAACAGCCATCCATCGCGCGCTCGATTCGAGTTTCTCGAATCTCGCTGCATGCTTTCGAGCACGCCGTTCAGCGAACGTACGCTGCTCACGTCGACGGAAGTCGTGAATTTCGGCATCACCAACAGCTATCTCAACCAAGGTACGCTCTCGAACGAAGTTGCTCCGCCGAAGGTCGACATCAAACCGGATCCAGAAGACGGCGGGATGATTCCCTTGCCGGGCAGTTCTAAAGAGATCAATCCGCCCGTGGTTCCGCCGCCAAAGGGTGACGCGGGAACTAAGCAGGATGCCCAAAACCAACAGCAAGGCAACGAGCCGCTGTTGCCGGTCGACGATGACTCGGGCTCCGATACGGACCCGATCAATGTGGGCGATGGTTCGGATCTGACCTTTGATGCGCATCCCTCCGATGATCCTTCGCCGCGCGAGGTCCGCTCGGTGCTGCAAATGCTCGCCGCGCTGAAGTACCCTGTCGGCGGCGTGACCGAAACCGTGCGAAGCGAAGAAGCCGAAAAGCCGTTCGAGTTGATCCGCCAGCGCGAACGCACGGCCGACCCCGATGCCGCTGCGGTCGCCATCGCCATCAGCGAGATCGCCGACGAACTCGACGCCGCCCCGCCCGCGACCGAAGCCTCGGTCCGCACGCTGCTCGAAATCGCCGTTCCCATGGATCGCTCGGCTGGCCGTTATCAGGCCTTCGAAGTGCTGACGACCGAGGAAGTCTCGTTCGTGCCGCATGACGGTTCGCCGGTAGAAGAGCTCGTGCCCGTGGTCGACGGCTTAAACCCCGTCGCCCCCAAGACGAACGAAGCCACCGCCCACGAAATGCAAACTGCTGCACCCGGTGCTGCCGAAGTTGGCATGTCGGGCTGCGGCTTTGAGCCGCTGACCGCAGCCGACGAGCAACGCAGTTCGGTCTGGTCGCTAACCCTCGGCCTGGTCGCTTTCGGCTTTGTGCTGCAATTGCTCCCGAAACGGCACTCCGACCTGCTGAAAACCCAAGCCCGGCAGATCTGGGACAAACTGGTGGCGTTCACGGGCACCGGCCGGCGGCGAGCAAAAGTAGCCCCTTTTCCGGAAATCTGATTGACACGATGGTGCGGATTCTTAGAATGAAGAAGAGCTGAGACTGGATCTCAAAATCAACAAGACCTCTCCTGCCTGCCGCACAATCCCACCTTCGGTTTCCCATGCAAACCACTGAAACGATTTTGAGCGCTATTCCTGCGCTCTCGGACAAGGAACGTCTGGTCGTCGTGCTCGTGCAATCTGCCGAAGGGAGCCGCCTGGAACTGCGTCAGCAGTCGTACGGCGAAGGTCTGGGCTGGTTCACGCAGTCGAAGGTGCAAATGGAGCCCGGCCAAGTCGCCCAGCTCAAGAATTCTCTCGG is drawn from Anatilimnocola floriformis and contains these coding sequences:
- a CDS encoding sigma-70 family RNA polymerase sigma factor yields the protein MQDKSLMSPPTLAGSASWNSETNSEPANPRLNALLHNARQGDRQSIGELLSQYRAYLTMLGAAQFQQRLRPRVSPSDIVQDVMLRAHRHFGQFRGETERELLGWLREILINSLARFVEQHVRAAKRDIRREVSLDNFTAAAGPLPEASPGKAEAPSAAIRLGEQSLLLTELLNQLPEHYREVLVLRNIQGLAFEEVAARLDRSPGATRMLWLRAIEKLRAVYRKADRTDDS
- a CDS encoding serine/threonine-protein kinase, which translates into the protein MKTRAANGSAASDSHASEIDAGERERLAKILDEYLVGLERGEAIEPAELLARHPDMADRLRGYLSGLALFQRELDPPASPLPVLGGAANGTILGDFRLLREIGRGGMGIVYEAVQMSLGRRVAVKLLPLSASVNEKQIARFKHEAQAAAQIDHPHIVPVFAIGQEHITHYFAMQLITGQSLAEMVAELRDEAAVTNAAETLDHVAAVARMGVQAAEALDAAHEIGVVHRDIKPSNLLLDEKGKVWVTDFGVARCKSSDALTETGYVVGSMPYMSPEQALGQSALVDHRTDIYSLGITLYELATLRHPCEGAAHAETAIEHTRAQWQRPRAWNSAIPTDFEVIILKAMSEDRDERYATARELADDLKLFLEGKPILARPLPLSARIEKWARRHRKTVVASLISLSLALVGVVFSLVMIAGERAEKGAALQAARQSNQESEKNFRRAEANFRQTREMLDTFGAQVNEMLANDVPGSEGIRRKLLAKMLPYYRDFAREAANDPSLQADLALTYSKIGNLSEQIGSLEEAEQAYRDAQSIYERLVKSRPRDLQHLRSLALCDNNLGEVLQKRGDLYSAEKQLQRAAAAQTKLVTNATLAGEVRPELATAQVNLGLLFSQKNDKVRAVEHYQVAIQIQESIRKVDPDNEANLNSLAGTYNNLSSLYLPAQPAVAKEWVERAIGLQVALIKAQPGRRNYQSELAVSFNNLGAIHGRMSNWRDAETCFRDAITIQERLTTISPLNNNYQRDLAASFNNLGMTQASAKSFVAAEKSYQAALEIQLELLTALPGDPNICSSLGGIYNNLGIIQLQNEQWEPAEKSFAAAIAQQKIAFARAPAVSRYRESLSKHYYNQATVLRHLDRPAEAAAVTIARRELWPRDQARLQRLAEDLAAICNELPAGEVRQRYQTEVAQTRARASKSKRDASPAGGPRQYSVSSECDEQSIDLEIK